Below is a genomic region from Ziziphus jujuba cultivar Dongzao chromosome 7, ASM3175591v1.
TGGAGATAATGGAATTTTCCGGCGGTTCCTTCACAAGAGGGCTATTCTCCAGCCGTCCCTTTCAACTGAGATTCGATCGCTTCCGATCGGAGAAAACCTGATGAACAAGCTCAAGTCCATAGGCATTGCGCAGGACCGTATTCGGCTTGAAGTCCTGACtccgccgccgccgccgccgccgccgGTGGAGGAGGCCTCGGCTATGGTGAGGTCGGGACTGAGAGTTGAGGATGCGAAAAAGTTGCTGAGCGTGGCGCAGTTAGAGGCGGTGAAATCGAGACTGAGAGAGATCCAAAACAGCTGGATTCCATTTTCGGATTTTGTACGGATATGCGGGGAAAGCTGTTCGGATCTGGAAGAGGGTCGACGGTTAGCCAGAAAGCTGGATGAGAGTGGCAGCGTTATCGTCTTGGGAAACGTTGTGTTCTTGAAGCCCGAGCAGGTGAATATCTCGTTTCTTGATTCTCTTACTATATTCTTGAAGAAATTTGACCAAAtagatttcaattttaatttttgtatcaGCTTTtgtgctttttaattttgttgttatgTCTCAGATTGTCATGGTCCTGAATGGGTTAGGTTCAATTCACGagattcaaatattattttatcaaatttactttttaaattaaaggaCAATACCGAAAACTGATGCTTTTTTATGATtattctttgtttgtttgtttttttttttttttttttctccacagGAAATTGAAACTTTGTTGTTTCGCCAGATCTAAAATCGTGGGTCACTTATAGGGCTTTTGGAAGGATCAATTAAAGCCATTTCAGTTTCTACAGTGGcacaagattttttatttttttcccaagaATTTCCTCCTAATTTTGGAGGCTAtaactattttcaaaaaaaaaaaaaaaaaaaaatcgtaattaagggggaaaaaaaaaaaagatatagaaAACGAATAAAAATGGGTGGGTgtaaatttcaatttgattaggcatggaaaaaatatatatatataaggaaaaagaaaagatgggAGGGGATGGATTCATGTCATTTTCATAAATCAGTGAAAGTGGAAAACGATATACTATGGGTCTTCTTCCTAACATTTTAATTATGCCTTTGGACCTCACTAGATGTATTTTTGTGTAGGTTTCCAAAAAATTGGTAGGACTAGGTTTCTTTGGTGGAAGAAAAGCCGGTCGGGGAGGTTGATCATCAagttttattaaactaaaaatagGAGCATAATACTTTACAGATCATGGTTTTGTGCCTATTCTTTTCTCTTGGCTTTGATAATATGATGTGGAATATTATCATTAGCTTAAAGGAActaatttgtttgattttattttattacttgttaatattttttaatcatcgTCCATCACATTATTGCGATAGAGCTGGTTTTCGGATTGAATTTTGCTTTTGAAAACGCGTTTTTCTGAAATttgtctctgttttttttttttttttttttttgggttaataatCCTTGGAGGAAAAGGTAccatgttttaaaaatttaattaaagccATTATTCAATGTAGTCGTTCAGGACTTTAAGTTCATAGTTGTCACATGCTTGAACCTTTTAAATGCCTGAAACTTAACGTAGAAAGCAAGTTGGGTCGATCCATTTTTTACCCAAACGTTTCAAACTGTTTTCATTTTACAGATTGCGAAAGCTATCCAAGAACTGATTCCAATCCCCCAAGCAAACCTCAATGACCCAAGAAGAAAAGAGCTAGAAGAAATGGAAAAGCAGAAGGCAGAAATTGACAAAAAGGCTAAGTCCTTGGTCCGTAGGGAGCTTTGGGGTGGACTTGGTTTTCTCGTTGTCCAAACAGCAGGTTTCATGAGGCTCACATTTTGGGAACTATCATGGGATGTCATGGAGCCCATTTGCTTCTATGTGACATCAACGTATTTCATGGCTGGCTATGCATTTTTCCTCAGGACCTCCATAGAGCCTTCTTTTGAAGGGTTTTACCACAGCCGGTTCAGTGCAAAGCAGAGGAAATTGATGAAGCTACATAATTTTGACATTGGAAGGTATAATCAGCTTAAGAAAGCTTTTCATCCATACCCATCGACTTCATCGTTGGACGGTTCAGAAAAATTGCAATTTGGTGTTATACATCAATAATTAATACTTTtgacacaaacaaaagaaataagaaaagatGACTACACAGTTTTGTTTAACTTATTTTAATTACTCCCAGCTTCTATGTAAGTAAGTTTAAGAAAATTAGGCGCGGCTTTATGTTAAGCAAACCTAACATGAAGAGTGttagcagagaaaaaaaaagacaaaaaaaagtgttattatgatttaaaattttcccTAATATTTATGAAACTTATAATTGTGCTCAGAAAATTAGTCTTCTCTgtaacaatttaaaaaagaaaaatcacagagagtaaatatgtataaataattatttggcCGACTCAGTTGAGAAAAAGAACTCAAAGTTGGAAATTAATTacggaacaaagaaaaaaaaaacaaaaaaaaaaggtaaataaatgGCAATTCATGGTTTTTCTAACTTGGCTACTATTTGAAGTCGtggaccaaagaaaaaaaaaagtcatccaAAAGCGTCGCCGGCGTGAGCGTAAAAAAAGAGCAGAACAGGGGACAATAATGTCCGATTTGGCAGTTATACCTGGCCAATAGGGTTTGGTCGACACTGAATGTTAAGCCAAAAGTTTTGAATGCCA
It encodes:
- the LOC107424860 gene encoding calcium uniporter protein 2, mitochondrial, yielding MAFKKTLAQRLFNISKITNGRISSSSTQTSIPPNPNRTKIAPDPGDNGIFRRFLHKRAILQPSLSTEIRSLPIGENLMNKLKSIGIAQDRIRLEVLTPPPPPPPPVEEASAMVRSGLRVEDAKKLLSVAQLEAVKSRLREIQNSWIPFSDFVRICGESCSDLEEGRRLARKLDESGSVIVLGNVVFLKPEQIAKAIQELIPIPQANLNDPRRKELEEMEKQKAEIDKKAKSLVRRELWGGLGFLVVQTAGFMRLTFWELSWDVMEPICFYVTSTYFMAGYAFFLRTSIEPSFEGFYHSRFSAKQRKLMKLHNFDIGRYNQLKKAFHPYPSTSSLDGSEKLQFGVIHQ